The Hydrogenobacter sp. T-2 region TGTATTACTTAGCGGTAGTTATGGCGGTAGCTCCTGCCATACTTCTTTTCTCTGTCATACCCTTTGGTCCTGAGTTTACCCTTTTTGGTTATCAGATAAAACCCATGATAGCGGATGTAAACATAGCTTTGCTTTTGGTCTTCGCTTTTGGTTCTCTGGCGGTATACGGAACCATATTCTCTGGATGGGCTTCTAACTCCAAATATGCCTTTCTTGGTTCTCTTAGGAAGGCCTCGGTGATAATAAGCTACGAAGTGGTGCTTGGTTTTTCTGTGCTTGGTGTTATTCTCCTCGCTGGCACTATGAGCACCACAGGTATAGTGCAAGCCCAGATAGAAAGGGGTGTATGGTTTATAGTCTACCAACCAGTTGCCTTTATTCTATACCTTTTCTGTATGCTTGCGGAATCTGGAAGAGTTCCCTTTGACATCCAGGAGGCAGAGGCGGAGCTCGTTACAGGTTATAACGTGGAATATGGCGGTATGAGGTTTGGAGTGTTTCCATTAGCGGAGTGGTATTTAAATGTTATGGCACTGTCTGCTATAGCTGTAGTGCTTTTCTTTGGTGGATGGTCAGGACCGTATATCTTTGGACCCTTGTCTCCTTACCTATGGTTTCTCATAAAGATGTTTGCCCTTGTCTTTTTTGTGCTGTGGCTACACTGGACACTGCCAAGGTTTCAAGCAAAGGATATAACTGAAATAGGCTGGAAGATAATGCTACCCATATCCATAGTGAACGTGGTTTTGACCGCAGTGTTAGCCTATATTCTATAGTTATGGAAAAACTTGAAGAAAGATTTGAAAGACTTGAGAGGCTCGCTGAATACTTTATAGAAGAAATGGCTGACTTCAAAAAATGGGTGGTGAGGTTTCTGTCCGAATACAAAAGGGAGGTGGATAGACAGATAAGAGAATATAAGGAGGAAACAAATAAGAGGATAGAGGAATATCGTAGAGAAAACAACAAACGCTGGGGCGAGCTTGCCAACAAATTGGGAACAATCGTGGAGGACATCATATATCCAGCCTTTAGACCTGTGATAAGGAAATATTTTGGCTGTGAGCCAGAGAAAACCTTTATGAGACTTGAATACATCAATCGTGAAAAGGGTATATATGAGGAGTTTGATGCGGTAGCGGTCTGCCAAGACAAGGCTTTTCTTCTTGAGGCGAAGTCTACTCCGAGAGAAAAGCACATAGAAGAGTTTAAGGAAAAGGCAAAGAGGTTTCTGCAATACTTTTCTGAGTTTGGAGATAAGAAGCTAATCCTCATCATGGCAAGTCTTAGCTTTAAGGAAGACTTTGTTAAGCAGTTATCTAAGACTAACATATACGCTATGGCTTATAGAGAATGGGAATATATGGATATTCTGAACTTTGAGGAGGTGAAAGGTGCTTAGAAGTGATAAGGTTAAGAAGGGAATAGAGAGGTCGCCTCATAGGGCACTTCTCAGAGCCTGTGGGCTATCTGATGAGGATTTTGATAAGCCTCTTATTGGCATAGCCAACTCTTACATTGACATAATTCCAGGACACGTGCATCTGAGAGAGTTTGTCCAGCCTATAAAGGAAGAGGTTCGCAAGGCGGGTGGCGTTCCTATAGAGTTTAATGTGATAGGTGTGGACGATGGCATAGCGATGGGGCATTACGGTATGCATTATTCTTTACCTTCAAGAGAACTTATAGCGGACTCCATTGAAACAGTGGTGGAAGCTCATCAGCTGGATGCTCTCATATGCATACCTAACTGTGACAAGATAGTCCCAGGTATGCTTATGGCGGTTGCAAGACTAAACATCCCTGCCATTTTCATAAGCGGTGGTCCTATGCTGGCGGGAGAGGTAAATGGCAAAAAAGTAGACCTCATAAGCGTATTTGAAGGCATAGGTCAGCTCAAGGCTGGGAAGATCACAGAAAGAGAGCTAAAGGTCATAGAGGAACATGCTTGTCCTACTTGTGGAAGTTGCTCTGGTATGTTTACCGCAAACTCCATGAACTGTATTACAGAGGTTTTAGGTCTGGCTCTGCCTGGCAATGGCACTATTCCTGCGGTAGACCCAAGGAGAGAGCTCCTTGCCCGCAAGACTGCAAGGCAGATAATGGAGCTACTTAGAAGAGATATAAGACCGAGAGACTTGCTAACACAAGAGACCTTTGACAACGCCTTTGCGGTAGATATAGCTATGGGAGGTTCATCCAATACCATATTGCACCTTTTGGCTATAGCAAGGGAGGCAGGCGTTGAATACGACCTTGCACGCATAAACGAAATATCAAAGAGGACACCCAATATATGCAAAATATCACCTGCATCTCATTACCACATACAAGACCTTGACAATGTAGGTGGAATACCTGCCATCCTAAAAGAGCTTATAAGAGGTGGATATCTACCCTACCCAGATAGACCAACAGTGAGCCTCAAGACCCTTAGAGAAATAGCCCAAGAAGCACCAGACGCGGACGGTGAAGTCATAAGGAGAATAGAAGAGCCATACTCCAAAGAAGGTGGTATAGCCATACTCTTTGGAAACCTTGCACCAGAAGGTGCTGTGGTAAAGACCGCAGGAGTTGACCCTAATATGTTGGTCTTTAGGGGCAAAGCCATATGCTTTGATTCAGAAGAGGAAGCCATAGAAGGTATACTTGGGGGTAAGGTAAAGCCTGGTCATGTGGTGGTCATACGTTACGAAGGACCAAAGGGCGGACCTGGTATGAGAGAAATGCTTTCACCCACCTCTGCTATAATGGGTATGGGTTTGGGAGATAAGGTTGCTCTTATAACCGATGGTAGGTTTTCCGGTGGTACGAGGGGGGCTTGTATAGGACATGTTTCTCCAGAGGCTGCGGCAGGAGGACCTATAGGGATAGTGCAAGATGGTGATGAGATACTTATAGACATTCCCAACAGAAGGTTGGAGCTTCTCATATTAGAGGAAGAGTTCACAAGGAGGATGGAAGGATTCCTTCCTAAGCAAAAGCCTATAAAAAGCTCATGGCTCAGGAGATATACAAAATTCGTAGCCTCTGCTTCAAAGGGTGCTATCCTTGAGGTATGATATAATTTAGAGCATGAAGCCTATTTTGGACCTTTTGCCCTTTTTGTTGTTTATAGCAGTAGTTCTTGCCAGCATAGCGGGAGGCGACATACTTAAATTTATAGGAGGTATTGCCATGGGTTTTTCTCCTCTGATAGTTATAGCTATTGCAGTAATCGTATTTCTAGTCACTGCGGTGAAAATAGTGCCAGAGTATCAAAGGGCGGTTATCTTTAGGCTTGGAAGGGTAATAGGAGCAAAAGGACCTGGTATTTTTATACTTATACCCATAATTGACAGAATGGTAAAGGTGGACCTTAGGACCGTCACCCTTGATGTGCCTACACAGGACATAATTACCAGAGATAATGTGTCTGTTAGTGTGGATGCAGTAGTATATTTTAGAGTGGTTGACCCTGTTAAATCTATAGTGCAGGTTGAAAACTATCTGTATGCCACATCTCAGATAGCACAAACCACTCTAAGAAGCGTGTGCGGTGCTGCAGAGCTTGATGAACTACTTTCTGAAAGAGAAAAACTAAACCTTCAACTTCAGGAGATTATTGACAGACAAACAGACCCTTGGGGTGTGAAGGTGGTAGCTGTGGAGTTAAAAAGAATAGACTTGCCTGAGGAACTTCGCAGAGCTATGGCAAGACAGGCAGAGGCGGAAAGGGAAAGAAGGGCAAAGATAATTGCAGCAGAAGCGGAATATCAGGCAGCACAAAAGCTGGCAGAGGCGGCACAAATACTTGCAACCCAGCCTATAGCCATCCAGCTTAGATACCTTGAAACCATACAAAACGTAGCCACAAAGCCAGGCAATACGGTTCTTGTGCCAATACCTACAGAGCTTTTCAGAGTTTTCTTCGGTGAAAACAAGATACAAGGTCAGGGTTAACAGGGTTGGAGTTATATTTATAGGCATAACCATATTTTTAGGCGTGGCAGCGGTAAATACCGCCAACAATCTACTATATCTTGTAGTATCCTATATGCTTTCCTTTATGCTACTTTCTGGCATTCTGTCCCTTTACAACCTAAGGGAGCTTGAGGTTGTCCTTATCCCACCAGAGGAAGTTTACGCTGGCACCATGACTGAGCTTAGAGTTTTGGTAAAAAACAGAAAGAGGCTTCCTGCCTTTCTGGTAGGTGTAAGGATAGGAGAGGGGAGCTATGTGTTTCCCCTTATACTTGGGGGCAAAGAAGTAGAGGGTATGGTTTCTACAATCTTTGAAAGAAGGGGGCATTACTCAAGTATAAACCTTGAGGTGGCTTCTTCCTTTCCTATAGGTCTCTTTGAAAGGTTTTACAGCGTAGAAGTTCCTGTGAATCTGGTGGTGTTTCCAAAGCCTTTGGCGGTGGCGGAGACATATCTAAGTGCCTTTCAGAGGGAAAAGGGTCAAGCCAAGTTTCAAAGTAGGAGTCGCGGTTATGAGGAGCTCTACGGGGTTAGGGAATATTCTAATGAACCTCTAAAGCTAATCCATTGGAAGATTTCCGCAAAAACGGGCAGTTTATACGTAAAGGACATGGTGGAAGAGTCCGCACCGCCAGTAGTCCTAAGTTTGGACATGGTGGAAGGAACCTTAGAAGAGCGTGTATCAAAACTTGCGTACTTAGTGAGAAGGTTTACTTCAGAGGGAAGACAAGTAGGGCTAAGGCTAACAGACAGGACTATACAGCCCTCAACGGGAGTATCTCACAAAAGGAGACTGCTAAGCGAGTTAGCCCTCCTGTAGAAGTGCCTTTGGATATGAGCCGAGGACTTTGACCATCTGAGACCTCTCCTGCAAAAGCTCCAAAGCCTTTTTTACATTCTCCTCTTCCGCATGTCCCTCCAAGTCCACAAAAAACACATAATCCCAAACCTTCTTTTTTGATGGTCTTGAGACTATCTTTGTGAGGTTGACACCATGTCGGTAAAAACTCTCCAAAGCCTTATAGAGAGCCCCAGCCTCATCCCTTATGGCAAATATCAGGCTTGTTTTGTCTTTTCCAGTAGGCTTCATCCACCTTTTCCCTATCACCAAAAACCTTGTGTAATTGTTAGGGTTGTCTTGTATATTTTCCGCAAGTATGTTAAGGTGATAGGTGTATGCGGCAACTTCACTGGCTATAGCACCTGCATCCTCAAGCTCCATAACCAGCTCACAGGCTTTGGCGGTGCTTTCAGTTTCTATTAGGCTTGTCTGTGGGAGGTTTTTCCTTAACCACTCCTTACACTGTGCGAGTGCATGTCTATGAGAGTATATGGTTTTTATATTTTCTAATCCGTTTGCAGTAGATAGAAGATTGAGCTTTATGGGTATTACCACCTCTCCTACTATTCTAAGGTCAGACTCTAAAAACATGTCAAGAGTATAGTTGACAACTCCTTCTGTGGTGTTCTCCACTGGAACCACACCGTAGTCAACTCTACCCGTCTCAACTTCCCTAAAGACATCTCCTATGGTGCTTACTGGCACATAATGGGCGGAGAAGCCAAAGTATTCAAGTGCAGCCTGGTGTGTAAAGGTTGCCTTTGGACCCAAATAGGCTATTTTAAGCTCCTTTTCCAGCGATAGGCAGGCAGAGATTATTTCTCTATATATATGGACTACCGCCTCGGTGGGAAACTCTTCGCCGTAAAGCTCCCTATTTAGTCTTATGATACGGTTTATTATTTCCCTTTCCCTTTCTGGAACATGAACCTCAAGACCCATACCCTTTTTTATCTCACCTGCCCTTTTGGCAAGCCTTGCCCTCTGATTAAGAAGCCTTAAAATCTCCTCGTCAATGGCGTCTATTTCTCTTCTTAACTCTTTTAGGTCTTCCATTATCTGTCTGCAAGATGTAGGTGTTGAAGTTGATAATTGGTGGAATGTCTTGTGGGGTATAAACCCTTTTCCCGGACTTTCCAATACTTTCTGCGCTTTCTATAAACTTCTCTGAGATACTCTTTTAACATGAGGCTTGGATACTTACCCTTTGCTATTTTGTGAAGATGCCACCACCACTTTTCTATGGGTTGACTATCGTCATCTTCCATTGGCTCATCAGACCTTTCAAGAAGCTCAAGAAAATAATGCACATTTTGAAAGAGCTTTCTGTCCGCCTTTTTCACATAAAGGCTTTCTTCAAGCCCTTCTTGATAGACCTTCTCCCTAAGTTTGATTATTAGGTCTGGGTATCCTACACCATAGTTAAAGAGCAGTTCAACCTCCGCAAAATAAATATAATCTGTATCAAGTTTCCTTTTAAGTTCACCCATAACGAATTAAATTATATACCATGATGAAAATCATTGTAGTGGGAAGTGGAGTAATAGGTTTGAGCTGTGCCTTGCTTCTTGCATCCGAAGGCTATAAAGTTCAAGTCATAACAAGAAACCCAGAAGAAGCTACCTCTTGGACCGCTGGAGGGATGTTAGCACCTTTCTCCGAAGGCTTAGAGGGTGAGCTTTTTGACTTCTCTTATCAGAGCCTTAAGGAGTATCCAGATTTTATAAGGTTTTTGAGTGATGTTTCTAAACAAAGGGTTGACTTTTGGCAAGAGGGTATATACAGGGTAGTATTAGAAGGAGAGGAGGAGCTTCTCAAGGTGGCAGAAAGATACAAAAGGGCAGGCTATGGTGTTGAACTTTTACAGAAGGGAAAGGACTTGTCAAAGGATGTTATATCCCTTATACACTATACAGAAGAGGCGTGGGTGGACGCAGAGATGCTAATGGATGCTTTGCTTTTTGCTATGAATAGGCTTGGTGTGGACTATGTGGTGGATGAGATAACCAGCGTGATGAAAAAAGAGGATGAGATAGAAAGCATAAAGGGTATTAGGTCAGAATATAGAGGTGATTTTTATGTTTTTGCCTTAGGTTCTTGGACGAGAGAGCTTTTTGACCTTCCTGTTTATCCAATAAAGGGGCAAGCACTTAAACTCAAAGGGGTAAGCCTCTCAAGAGTTCACTACTCCTCTATTTCTTACCTTATACCCAGAGAAAAATACCTTTATGTGGGTGCCACTTCTGAAGATGTGGGCTTTATGGGTGGCAACACCCTTGAAGGTTTAAAGCAACTTTCAGAAGGTGCTATACGTATTGTTCCTACTTTATCTAAGGCTACATTAATGAACACCCTCTACGGCTATAGACCTGCCACGCCTGATGAGAAGCCTATCTTTCAAGTTGGAGAAAACTACTTTATAGCAACAGGGCACTATAGAAATGGTATCCTACACGCACCTATTACTGCAAGGGTTGTAAAGGACCATATGAAGGAGGAAAGCTCTCCTTTTATTGACCCTTTTTCACACAGAAGGTTTGCTTAAAGTCTTAATGAAATCTTAACAGTAATACCTTATCTTTAGAAACCATGGGAGAATACTTTGAAGAGATTTTGGAAAGGGCGATTAGCCGTAGAGATGTTCTAAAAGGGATGCTGTTGGGTAGTGTTGTGCTGGGACTATCTCCTAAAGTTTCCTTCTCAAAAAGTTTGGG contains the following coding sequences:
- the thiO gene encoding glycine oxidase ThiO, producing the protein MMKIIVVGSGVIGLSCALLLASEGYKVQVITRNPEEATSWTAGGMLAPFSEGLEGELFDFSYQSLKEYPDFIRFLSDVSKQRVDFWQEGIYRVVLEGEEELLKVAERYKRAGYGVELLQKGKDLSKDVISLIHYTEEAWVDAEMLMDALLFAMNRLGVDYVVDEITSVMKKEDEIESIKGIRSEYRGDFYVFALGSWTRELFDLPVYPIKGQALKLKGVSLSRVHYSSISYLIPREKYLYVGATSEDVGFMGGNTLEGLKQLSEGAIRIVPTLSKATLMNTLYGYRPATPDEKPIFQVGENYFIATGHYRNGILHAPITARVVKDHMKEESSPFIDPFSHRRFA
- a CDS encoding slipin family protein — protein: MKPILDLLPFLLFIAVVLASIAGGDILKFIGGIAMGFSPLIVIAIAVIVFLVTAVKIVPEYQRAVIFRLGRVIGAKGPGIFILIPIIDRMVKVDLRTVTLDVPTQDIITRDNVSVSVDAVVYFRVVDPVKSIVQVENYLYATSQIAQTTLRSVCGAAELDELLSEREKLNLQLQEIIDRQTDPWGVKVVAVELKRIDLPEELRRAMARQAEAERERRAKIIAAEAEYQAAQKLAEAAQILATQPIAIQLRYLETIQNVATKPGNTVLVPIPTELFRVFFGENKIQGQG
- the ilvD gene encoding dihydroxy-acid dehydratase; its protein translation is MLRSDKVKKGIERSPHRALLRACGLSDEDFDKPLIGIANSYIDIIPGHVHLREFVQPIKEEVRKAGGVPIEFNVIGVDDGIAMGHYGMHYSLPSRELIADSIETVVEAHQLDALICIPNCDKIVPGMLMAVARLNIPAIFISGGPMLAGEVNGKKVDLISVFEGIGQLKAGKITERELKVIEEHACPTCGSCSGMFTANSMNCITEVLGLALPGNGTIPAVDPRRELLARKTARQIMELLRRDIRPRDLLTQETFDNAFAVDIAMGGSSNTILHLLAIAREAGVEYDLARINEISKRTPNICKISPASHYHIQDLDNVGGIPAILKELIRGGYLPYPDRPTVSLKTLREIAQEAPDADGEVIRRIEEPYSKEGGIAILFGNLAPEGAVVKTAGVDPNMLVFRGKAICFDSEEEAIEGILGGKVKPGHVVVIRYEGPKGGPGMREMLSPTSAIMGMGLGDKVALITDGRFSGGTRGACIGHVSPEAAAGGPIGIVQDGDEILIDIPNRRLELLILEEEFTRRMEGFLPKQKPIKSSWLRRYTKFVASASKGAILEV
- the pheA gene encoding prephenate dehydratase, with protein sequence MEDLKELRREIDAIDEEILRLLNQRARLAKRAGEIKKGMGLEVHVPEREREIINRIIRLNRELYGEEFPTEAVVHIYREIISACLSLEKELKIAYLGPKATFTHQAALEYFGFSAHYVPVSTIGDVFREVETGRVDYGVVPVENTTEGVVNYTLDMFLESDLRIVGEVVIPIKLNLLSTANGLENIKTIYSHRHALAQCKEWLRKNLPQTSLIETESTAKACELVMELEDAGAIASEVAAYTYHLNILAENIQDNPNNYTRFLVIGKRWMKPTGKDKTSLIFAIRDEAGALYKALESFYRHGVNLTKIVSRPSKKKVWDYVFFVDLEGHAEEENVKKALELLQERSQMVKVLGSYPKALLQEG
- a CDS encoding DUF58 domain-containing protein, translated to MKTRYKVRVNRVGVIFIGITIFLGVAAVNTANNLLYLVVSYMLSFMLLSGILSLYNLRELEVVLIPPEEVYAGTMTELRVLVKNRKRLPAFLVGVRIGEGSYVFPLILGGKEVEGMVSTIFERRGHYSSINLEVASSFPIGLFERFYSVEVPVNLVVFPKPLAVAETYLSAFQREKGQAKFQSRSRGYEELYGVREYSNEPLKLIHWKISAKTGSLYVKDMVEESAPPVVLSLDMVEGTLEERVSKLAYLVRRFTSEGRQVGLRLTDRTIQPSTGVSHKRRLLSELALL
- the nuoH gene encoding NADH-quinone oxidoreductase subunit NuoH, which encodes MELWLSLLITLIKILVVLGVFLGVGAYLTWFERKLAGHIQARMGPKLVGPFGLLQPLADGIKLLTKESVIPQNADKPVYYLAVVMAVAPAILLFSVIPFGPEFTLFGYQIKPMIADVNIALLLVFAFGSLAVYGTIFSGWASNSKYAFLGSLRKASVIISYEVVLGFSVLGVILLAGTMSTTGIVQAQIERGVWFIVYQPVAFILYLFCMLAESGRVPFDIQEAEAELVTGYNVEYGGMRFGVFPLAEWYLNVMALSAIAVVLFFGGWSGPYIFGPLSPYLWFLIKMFALVFFVLWLHWTLPRFQAKDITEIGWKIMLPISIVNVVLTAVLAYIL